From Leptospira venezuelensis, a single genomic window includes:
- the argC gene encoding N-acetyl-gamma-glutamyl-phosphate reductase, whose product MSEISIIGAGGFTGKELLGLLARHPKYKAVHVTSDKLAGKSLSEVFPDLLSPKDLVFKKHEDEVPKGSLVVLAVPNDASLELAPKFLDKGHKVIDLSGVYRLHNQEKFETNYKLKHTSFSLTAKAVFGIPEIFREKLKGADFVSNPGCFSTSVILALYLLGNLRKEIKPRIVADCKSGISGAGGRVEDGGFSFNGVYENFRAYKILSHQHEPEIQEYCFEGAGLSEPEILFVPHLLPVYRGILSTIYLEANSENLPFFETLIENSKSEPFIRIRKTPEEIDLAKVQRTNFLDISLRQRGKNITIVSALDNLMKGAASQALQNINLMLNESETLGLLS is encoded by the coding sequence ATGTCAGAGATCAGCATCATCGGAGCAGGCGGATTTACAGGAAAAGAATTATTAGGATTACTTGCCCGCCATCCAAAATACAAAGCTGTGCATGTTACTAGCGATAAACTTGCAGGCAAATCTCTTTCAGAAGTTTTTCCAGATCTACTCTCTCCTAAAGATTTAGTTTTTAAAAAACATGAGGATGAGGTTCCAAAAGGTTCACTTGTAGTTCTCGCAGTTCCAAACGATGCTTCCTTAGAGTTGGCTCCTAAGTTTTTGGATAAAGGTCATAAGGTAATCGATCTTTCCGGAGTATATCGTCTTCATAACCAAGAAAAATTCGAAACGAATTATAAATTAAAACATACTAGCTTCTCCTTAACAGCAAAAGCGGTATTCGGTATTCCAGAAATATTCAGAGAGAAACTGAAAGGCGCTGACTTTGTTTCCAATCCTGGCTGCTTCTCTACTTCAGTTATACTAGCTCTTTATCTTTTAGGAAATCTCAGAAAGGAGATAAAACCAAGGATTGTAGCTGATTGTAAATCAGGGATTAGTGGCGCCGGAGGGAGAGTAGAAGACGGTGGATTTTCCTTCAATGGTGTGTATGAAAATTTCAGAGCTTATAAAATTTTAAGCCACCAGCATGAACCTGAGATCCAAGAGTATTGTTTCGAAGGAGCCGGGCTATCTGAACCTGAAATTTTATTTGTGCCTCATTTACTTCCAGTATACAGAGGGATTTTATCCACGATCTATTTAGAAGCGAATTCTGAAAATTTACCTTTTTTTGAGACTCTTATCGAAAATTCTAAATCAGAACCTTTTATTCGGATCAGAAAAACTCCTGAAGAGATTGATCTTGCAAAAGTGCAACGTACCAACTTCTTAGATATAAGCCTGAGACAAAGAGGAAAGAATATCACAATCGTTTCTGCCCTGGATAATCTTATGAAGGGGGCGGCAAGTCAGGCATTACAAAATATAAATTTAATGTTGAACGAGTCGGAAACTCTGGGCTTACTTTCCTAA
- a CDS encoding AMP-binding protein produces MEKRSIYHLVRDSCIHYKDRPFQWIWDEKLKSFSGISYSEWFLNLENLSGFFRQKNLNKGDKVGLFCDNRTEWALCSFSVMCSGGADVPRGCDASEEEIFYILDHTESKITFIEKEQVLSKLGNILSRLKHLETVILIESEENFASLAKLKTAYPKIEFIDLETAIAQGRTWVEKKGKSHLQSIGESLTENDIATIIYTSGTTGVPKGVVLKHRSFTWTINQLQQFVPANYSDRVVVFLPPWHIAERILETALLSWGASLACSNVSQLTRDFEIIKPTVLVSVPRVWEALYRRIWDKVSKSSPAKLAIFKIAVRIAETYNSLLDTVTGNYSETEDLNKEEKLTDTVVSILFLPVFYFLNILAQKILAPVRALFGGQLKFAFCGAGAMPPKIQFFFRSMGVPIIETYGMTETTGMGALGSFPIPKTGSIGPVFPGAHIKLVNEQNIVVSKPGDKGIAWHKGPHVTAGYYKNLELSQTNFSDGWFNSGDLFVWTKTGELKFAGRAKDTIVLSSGENVEPEPIEGKILETGWALTAVVIGQDQKFLAVLIVPDFAKIRDHFSSQGISLATDNHALVQDPKVLKFYKDLIKNTVSEKNGFKNFEKIVEFRLLDKEFEKGKELTETMKVKRNKVAELYEHLIKTIFL; encoded by the coding sequence ATGGAAAAAAGAAGTATCTATCATCTTGTCAGGGACTCTTGTATCCATTACAAGGATAGACCCTTCCAATGGATATGGGATGAAAAATTAAAATCCTTCTCAGGAATTTCTTATTCTGAATGGTTTTTGAATCTGGAAAATCTTTCTGGGTTTTTCAGACAGAAGAATTTAAACAAGGGCGATAAGGTAGGCTTATTCTGTGATAATAGGACAGAATGGGCATTATGCTCCTTCTCCGTAATGTGCTCTGGTGGAGCTGATGTTCCAAGAGGATGTGATGCAAGTGAAGAAGAAATATTTTATATCTTAGATCATACTGAATCCAAGATCACATTTATAGAAAAAGAACAGGTACTCAGTAAACTTGGCAATATTTTAAGTAGACTAAAACATCTAGAAACTGTAATACTAATAGAGTCCGAAGAAAACTTTGCTTCTTTGGCGAAATTAAAAACAGCCTACCCTAAAATCGAATTTATAGATTTGGAAACTGCTATCGCTCAGGGACGGACCTGGGTTGAGAAGAAAGGAAAGTCACATCTTCAGTCAATTGGTGAATCTTTAACCGAAAACGATATTGCAACGATTATCTATACTTCTGGAACTACTGGAGTTCCCAAAGGTGTGGTATTAAAGCATAGATCCTTTACTTGGACCATTAACCAGCTGCAACAATTTGTGCCTGCTAATTATTCAGATAGAGTTGTGGTATTCCTTCCTCCTTGGCATATCGCGGAAAGAATTTTAGAAACAGCACTTCTTTCTTGGGGGGCATCACTCGCCTGCTCCAATGTTTCTCAGCTTACTCGTGACTTTGAGATCATCAAACCTACTGTTCTTGTTTCTGTACCCAGAGTTTGGGAAGCATTGTATCGTAGGATCTGGGATAAGGTTTCTAAATCTTCTCCTGCTAAACTTGCAATTTTTAAAATAGCGGTTAGGATCGCAGAAACTTATAATTCTCTTTTAGATACCGTTACGGGAAACTATTCGGAAACGGAAGATTTGAATAAAGAGGAGAAGTTGACCGACACAGTAGTTTCTATCCTCTTTCTTCCAGTATTCTATTTTTTGAATATTTTAGCTCAGAAAATACTCGCACCTGTAAGGGCTCTATTCGGTGGACAACTTAAGTTTGCATTTTGTGGCGCAGGAGCTATGCCTCCTAAGATCCAATTTTTCTTTCGTTCCATGGGAGTTCCTATCATAGAAACATATGGAATGACTGAAACTACAGGGATGGGAGCATTAGGAAGTTTTCCAATTCCAAAAACAGGATCAATAGGGCCCGTATTTCCTGGAGCACATATCAAACTAGTTAATGAGCAGAATATAGTGGTTTCAAAACCTGGAGACAAAGGGATCGCTTGGCATAAGGGTCCACATGTAACCGCAGGCTATTATAAAAATTTGGAACTCAGCCAGACTAATTTTTCGGATGGCTGGTTTAATTCAGGTGATTTATTTGTTTGGACTAAAACAGGAGAGTTAAAATTTGCAGGGAGGGCAAAGGATACAATCGTTCTTTCATCCGGAGAAAATGTGGAGCCTGAACCAATCGAAGGAAAAATTTTAGAAACCGGTTGGGCATTAACTGCAGTAGTTATAGGCCAAGACCAAAAGTTTTTGGCCGTTTTAATCGTTCCAGATTTTGCAAAAATCAGAGATCATTTTTCATCCCAGGGTATTAGCCTGGCTACTGACAATCATGCCCTGGTCCAAGATCCAAAAGTTTTGAAGTTTTATAAGGACCTGATCAAGAATACTGTATCTGAAAAGAACGGATTTAAAAATTTCGAAAAAATCGTTGAGTTTCGCCTTTTAGACAAGGAATTCGAAAAAGGAAAAGAACTCACGGAAACCATGAAAGTGAAAAGAAATAAGGTTGCAGAACTCTATGAGCATCTGATAAAAACGATCTTTCTTTAA
- a CDS encoding phosphorylase, which produces MSDLKIQDILFCAAFAGEIDKLKSNPSIHTFEAGIGELEAAINLQKYLLDPSTWKPKAIFGIGSAGVYNWIPRKDWEGKFGISKVFANYQIAFLDKKIRLPESMTFKYEFPDLKFPFEGNDFVESATNGTGSVTLEDLSPRALERIKGESLGFENMEAFGLAKVCNLFNIPFGTIFALTNKVGPKGSEEWKLSWRKHSDRLQEKILYYL; this is translated from the coding sequence ATGAGCGACCTTAAAATCCAGGATATCCTTTTCTGCGCGGCTTTCGCGGGAGAAATCGACAAACTTAAATCGAATCCAAGTATCCACACCTTCGAAGCAGGCATCGGAGAATTGGAAGCTGCAATCAATCTCCAAAAATATCTTTTAGATCCTTCCACCTGGAAACCTAAAGCGATTTTCGGGATAGGCTCTGCAGGAGTTTATAACTGGATCCCCAGAAAGGATTGGGAAGGTAAATTCGGAATTTCGAAAGTGTTCGCAAATTACCAGATCGCATTTTTGGACAAAAAGATCAGACTTCCTGAAAGTATGACATTTAAATATGAATTCCCGGATTTAAAATTCCCATTCGAAGGAAACGACTTCGTAGAATCCGCAACCAACGGAACAGGCTCAGTCACCCTAGAAGATCTAAGCCCAAGGGCTTTAGAAAGGATCAAGGGAGAAAGTTTAGGTTTCGAGAATATGGAAGCATTCGGTCTTGCAAAAGTATGTAATCTATTTAATATTCCTTTCGGAACAATATTTGCACTTACAAACAAAGTAGGACCAAAAGGAAGCGAAGAGTGGAAACTTTCCTGGAGAAAACATTCAGATAGACTCCAGGAAAAAATCCTATATTATCTCTGA
- a CDS encoding patatin-like phospholipase family protein: MKKIVPPEALQFLASIPLFKGLPRKLLVLLYGHIEERHVHNHTVIYYKGEISKELYIIRHGEVMMTLGEAGKTVRYLGEGDVFAENSVLTRTAHTGSATAILDTLLYVLDGEYFLKLAAKERVLSQNLMRLMGMRMREVMEDSSAPMHSPRRLVCHIPIEEVEDFKVHLESIVDNGRKSHEGHVSLLRMDTFKGKSVSEMIRTIAGLRKKSSILHLYFKNPGIQPELDKLVQQCDQIVFWEEKPERNLKQKNEILGYWEPRIRNFSGRTSRIIVSENGLRKHEESANQKIFYKGETFARYLVSRTRGLALGGGGARALAHVGLLKVLEREGIRFDFVSGSSFGAVIGALYARGESTDSIFKMIGKFFGGIEKPFDPTIPLISFFKGKRMLRMLKDAFGTQLIEDLKIPFATSAVDLHSGQEYVMDQGPVWEALAAAMSLPGMFPPVFKGDHLLIDGGVINNVPENLIRRKGADVILSVNVSPLRDEGIVRLLEDRKVTGKSFFKNLWEDITYPPILKIMARAITLEGREITKLRKEKMDLFINLHIEEFAFTDFGKYKEIIKKGELETEAAIGDIRKLFFPTEK, encoded by the coding sequence ATGAAAAAAATAGTACCTCCGGAAGCGTTGCAATTTTTAGCGTCTATCCCCTTATTCAAGGGTCTCCCGAGAAAATTACTAGTCTTACTTTACGGTCATATCGAAGAGCGGCACGTTCACAATCATACTGTTATTTACTATAAAGGTGAGATCTCCAAGGAACTTTACATAATCCGGCACGGAGAGGTAATGATGACTTTGGGAGAAGCAGGAAAAACGGTTCGTTACTTGGGAGAAGGTGACGTATTCGCTGAGAATAGTGTTCTGACAAGAACTGCTCATACTGGCTCCGCAACCGCGATCCTGGATACATTATTATATGTTTTGGATGGGGAATATTTTTTAAAACTCGCCGCAAAAGAAAGAGTCCTTTCTCAAAACTTAATGAGACTGATGGGAATGAGAATGAGGGAGGTAATGGAAGATTCCTCTGCTCCAATGCATTCTCCTCGGAGACTAGTATGTCATATTCCAATCGAAGAAGTAGAAGATTTTAAAGTACATCTAGAATCGATAGTGGATAATGGTAGGAAGTCCCACGAAGGCCATGTTTCTCTTTTGAGAATGGATACGTTCAAAGGAAAATCTGTTTCCGAAATGATCCGTACGATTGCGGGGCTCAGAAAGAAGTCTTCCATACTACATCTCTATTTTAAAAATCCAGGGATCCAGCCTGAATTGGATAAACTTGTGCAACAATGTGATCAGATTGTTTTCTGGGAGGAAAAACCGGAAAGGAATCTAAAACAAAAAAATGAGATTTTAGGTTATTGGGAACCCAGGATTCGAAATTTTTCAGGAAGGACTTCTCGGATCATTGTTTCTGAAAATGGATTAAGAAAGCATGAAGAATCTGCAAACCAAAAGATATTTTATAAGGGAGAAACCTTTGCGAGATATTTGGTCTCAAGGACCAGAGGACTTGCGCTTGGGGGAGGGGGAGCAAGAGCTCTTGCTCATGTGGGCCTTTTAAAAGTTTTAGAAAGAGAAGGGATCCGTTTTGATTTTGTAAGTGGTTCTTCTTTCGGCGCAGTGATCGGTGCTTTATATGCCAGGGGAGAAAGCACAGATTCAATCTTCAAAATGATCGGGAAGTTTTTTGGTGGGATAGAAAAACCTTTCGATCCTACTATTCCGCTTATCTCCTTCTTCAAAGGTAAAAGAATGCTCCGAATGTTAAAAGATGCATTCGGTACACAGTTGATAGAAGATCTAAAGATCCCATTTGCAACTTCCGCAGTGGATCTTCATAGCGGACAAGAATATGTAATGGACCAGGGACCTGTCTGGGAAGCGCTGGCTGCAGCAATGAGTTTGCCCGGGATGTTCCCCCCTGTATTCAAAGGGGATCATCTTTTGATAGATGGTGGAGTGATCAATAATGTTCCGGAAAACCTGATCCGAAGAAAAGGTGCAGATGTGATTCTATCGGTGAACGTTTCTCCGCTAAGAGACGAGGGGATCGTTAGGCTTTTAGAAGATAGAAAGGTAACAGGAAAGTCATTTTTCAAAAATCTTTGGGAAGATATTACGTATCCTCCTATTCTAAAGATCATGGCAAGAGCGATCACATTAGAAGGAAGAGAGATCACTAAATTGAGAAAAGAAAAAATGGATCTTTTTATCAATTTACATATAGAAGAATTCGCTTTTACGGATTTCGGAAAATATAAAGAAATTATTAAGAAGGGAGAGTTAGAAACGGAAGCTGCGATTGGTGATATTCGTAAACTATTCTTTCCCACTGAAAAATAG
- a CDS encoding DUF4254 domain-containing protein: MKLESAKVVEIFKNSVMDWHKEETISPNPFPGSSLEFLFYQKNQIDTIQWHVEDEIRRPDLPDKELVQFKRKIDALNQERTDLVEQIDDQISAMYKSVERKPNARMNSETPAWLIDRMSILELKIYHMKEQTERKDVSPEHIQTCQNKLNVLLEQRTDLSKCLDELLDDLSKGDKFYKVYRQMKMYNDKNLNPSLYTKQA, translated from the coding sequence ATGAAGTTAGAATCGGCCAAAGTGGTTGAGATATTCAAAAATTCCGTCATGGACTGGCATAAAGAGGAAACAATTTCTCCGAATCCATTCCCCGGATCCTCACTTGAGTTCCTATTTTACCAAAAAAACCAGATAGATACTATCCAATGGCATGTAGAAGACGAGATCAGAAGGCCTGACCTTCCAGACAAAGAACTTGTCCAGTTCAAAAGAAAAATAGATGCTTTGAACCAAGAAAGAACAGATCTCGTAGAGCAGATTGATGATCAAATCTCAGCAATGTACAAGTCTGTGGAAAGAAAGCCGAATGCCAGAATGAACTCTGAAACGCCTGCTTGGCTGATAGACAGGATGAGCATTCTGGAACTCAAAATTTATCATATGAAAGAACAAACGGAAAGAAAGGATGTGAGTCCTGAACATATCCAAACCTGCCAAAACAAGCTGAATGTTTTATTGGAGCAGAGAACTGATCTTTCCAAATGTCTGGATGAACTTCTGGACGATTTATCTAAAGGAGATAAATTCTATAAGGTGTATAGGCAGATGAAAATGTATAACGACAAAAATCTGAACCCATCCTTATATACAAAACAAGCATGA
- a CDS encoding glycosyltransferase family 9 protein: MNLLVLRFSAMGDVALMAPALIAVAAKYTNIQLTVVTRGNYAPFFYNIPNVHVIGINLKKYKGFSGLYRLFKELNKLGPYEKIVDLHSSVRSRFISFFFWIRGVSVFRIIKGRREKMRQIRKTRKVLRKLPHTVDRYLKVFEKAGFPATVRKGPWINVDPESKIYAKDFLLARKIDKKEGLWVGYAPFAGHKLKEWPLEKSLELLRLLKEEFPNIRIFLFGSSQEAVQMEEWRNGDQSMTIVSGGKLGIRGELGIMERMDVIIGMDSSNIHIAALLKRPVIALFGTTHPLSGFAPFGQEDTGVLQIDDLPCRPCSIYGNTTCYRKDFACMERITPEDVIKRINVIKNINTLF, encoded by the coding sequence ATGAATCTTTTGGTGCTAAGATTCTCAGCGATGGGAGATGTTGCCTTAATGGCTCCGGCGTTGATCGCCGTGGCCGCGAAGTATACAAATATACAACTCACTGTTGTTACCAGAGGGAATTATGCTCCCTTCTTTTATAATATCCCCAATGTTCATGTGATCGGGATCAATCTTAAAAAATATAAAGGCTTTTCCGGCTTATATCGTCTATTCAAAGAATTGAACAAATTAGGTCCTTACGAAAAGATTGTGGACCTGCATTCTAGCGTTAGATCTCGCTTTATCAGTTTTTTCTTTTGGATCAGAGGGGTTTCCGTTTTTAGGATCATTAAGGGAAGAAGAGAGAAAATGCGCCAAATACGCAAGACTCGAAAAGTTCTGCGTAAACTTCCCCACACTGTGGATAGATATCTTAAAGTTTTCGAAAAAGCGGGATTTCCTGCAACTGTTCGTAAAGGTCCTTGGATCAATGTAGATCCAGAATCTAAAATTTACGCCAAAGACTTCCTTCTTGCGAGAAAGATAGACAAAAAAGAAGGACTTTGGGTGGGTTATGCACCTTTTGCTGGCCATAAATTGAAAGAATGGCCATTAGAAAAAAGTTTAGAATTACTTAGGTTACTAAAAGAAGAGTTTCCGAATATTAGAATTTTCTTATTCGGTTCCTCCCAAGAAGCAGTTCAAATGGAAGAATGGAGAAATGGGGACCAATCCATGACGATCGTTTCCGGTGGTAAACTTGGAATACGAGGTGAATTAGGCATCATGGAAAGAATGGATGTGATTATAGGAATGGATTCTTCCAATATTCATATTGCAGCACTTTTAAAACGCCCTGTGATCGCTCTATTCGGGACAACTCATCCGCTTTCTGGATTTGCGCCTTTTGGTCAGGAAGACACTGGAGTTTTACAAATAGACGATCTACCTTGCAGGCCTTGCAGTATTTACGGAAATACCACTTGTTACCGAAAAGACTTTGCCTGTATGGAAAGAATTACTCCAGAAGACGTGATCAAACGGATCAACGTCATCAAGAACATAAATACACTTTTTTGA
- a CDS encoding glycosyltransferase, translating to MKILYFSDTFLPKIDGVAISMKNFAEALAERGHEFLICCPRYGEGDFDRMGDHIRLERFRSGYLPSYPDIKVVLPSPSKIKRAIKEFQPDLVHIHTPGLMGVYGINATEKYGIPSIGTYHTLMSEQDMYLSFYRLLKLDKLFMRIGKLNKKIKIKDLVKFEKLDKFNIRKKIILKITNNLYDRCDLIISPSHLIKKQLEEFGLKKPVAVISNGLDLSQFKGSPKTLSESPKLLHVGRISYEKNCDVIINSFKLIIEKIPSATLTIIGDGPALASLKVQAQKLGIDHAITFTGFIDRAELPKHYPNYDLFLTASTMETQGLVILESVACGLPAVGVDSFAIPELVHDGVNGFIAKPFDVKDIAEKTVRILEDPAMYAAFSKESLKISQSHEMKACVDRMEEVYKSVAEQKHKKKKRSILNTIFSLDPFGILG from the coding sequence ATGAAGATTCTTTATTTTTCGGACACCTTTTTACCCAAAATTGACGGGGTCGCTATCTCAATGAAAAATTTTGCGGAAGCCCTCGCCGAAAGAGGACATGAATTTTTGATTTGTTGTCCACGTTATGGAGAAGGGGATTTCGATCGAATGGGAGATCATATTCGATTAGAAAGATTTAGAAGCGGATACCTTCCAAGTTACCCTGATATCAAAGTAGTTTTACCTTCTCCTTCTAAAATTAAAAGAGCCATCAAGGAATTCCAACCTGACCTGGTGCATATCCATACCCCTGGGCTTATGGGAGTCTATGGGATCAACGCAACAGAAAAATACGGGATCCCAAGCATAGGAACGTATCATACTTTAATGTCCGAGCAGGACATGTATCTTTCTTTTTATCGCCTCCTTAAACTAGACAAACTTTTCATGAGAATTGGAAAGTTGAATAAAAAGATCAAGATAAAAGACTTAGTGAAGTTTGAAAAGCTCGATAAGTTCAATATCCGCAAGAAGATCATTCTTAAAATTACGAATAATTTATATGATCGATGTGATTTGATCATATCTCCTTCTCATTTGATCAAAAAGCAGTTAGAAGAGTTTGGATTAAAGAAACCTGTCGCTGTTATCTCGAATGGGTTGGATCTTTCACAATTTAAAGGAAGTCCTAAAACTCTTTCTGAAAGTCCTAAACTTCTGCATGTAGGTAGGATCTCCTACGAGAAAAATTGTGATGTGATCATAAATTCGTTCAAACTGATCATTGAGAAAATCCCATCGGCTACTTTAACAATCATTGGGGACGGACCCGCTTTGGCCTCCCTTAAGGTTCAGGCGCAAAAGCTTGGAATAGACCATGCGATTACTTTTACAGGTTTTATAGACAGAGCAGAACTTCCTAAACATTATCCGAATTACGATCTTTTCCTAACCGCTTCTACTATGGAAACCCAAGGACTTGTAATTTTGGAATCTGTAGCTTGCGGTCTTCCTGCAGTTGGTGTTGATTCATTTGCAATCCCAGAATTAGTTCATGATGGTGTAAACGGATTTATCGCAAAACCATTTGATGTAAAAGATATCGCAGAAAAGACAGTTCGTATTTTAGAAGATCCTGCGATGTATGCTGCCTTCTCCAAGGAATCACTAAAAATTTCACAAAGCCATGAAATGAAGGCTTGTGTAGATAGAATGGAAGAAGTATATAAATCAGTCGCAGAACAAAAGCATAAGAAGAAGAAAAGATCTATATTAAATACGATCTTCTCTTTGGATCCTTTTGGGATCTTAGGCTGA
- a CDS encoding O-antigen ligase family protein has protein sequence MNEFLKKAHLFCLLATLPSIGISVSLSQGFLVLSFFFGLADQLKSGNWKEILPNHPVSKISISLFVWYGIVFLIHLVFDNSSPGYAKAAWNGELKDFFLFFGFLSIGFTTKDDLPKVYRALVWLFLLLVISGVAGGFSSVRLSRLISDLYKTSSSYRFTHPLGSISSIPLYISIGLMNTHLTFGGLLQFFSAFAVFGFLRTLIQGDKKKILIAGLLLFLYCLVFLLNQARSSMIGAGVSIFFAGIHLLFIRKEFSKSFLIKGASIFLGLLFLIGLVLAFSPAGKKVIGPLFGKEKHTDSGRTFIWDSSFPLIQEHPIIGVGPGNYNKEIEKVRISHSEEYSELSYFYEVTQRGHAHNDYFHLASVFGIPAVLIYLGLGAILIGYLFQSKQDFQRILFFYGLIGFFVSGLFQCYFQDDEVVILFWILLGLFVKGEILLSKRDNA, from the coding sequence ATGAACGAGTTTTTAAAAAAAGCACATCTATTCTGTTTACTTGCGACCCTTCCTTCCATAGGAATTTCGGTCAGCCTTAGCCAGGGTTTTCTCGTACTTTCCTTTTTTTTCGGATTAGCAGACCAACTAAAATCAGGAAATTGGAAGGAGATACTACCGAATCATCCTGTTTCTAAAATTTCCATTTCTCTTTTTGTATGGTATGGGATTGTATTTTTGATCCATCTGGTTTTCGATAATTCCAGTCCAGGATATGCGAAAGCAGCTTGGAATGGTGAACTCAAAGACTTCTTTCTATTTTTCGGATTTCTTTCTATAGGATTTACTACAAAGGACGATTTGCCCAAAGTATATAGAGCACTCGTATGGCTTTTTTTACTCCTGGTAATTTCAGGAGTTGCTGGCGGCTTTAGTTCGGTCCGACTTTCCAGACTTATCAGCGATCTATACAAAACTTCCAGTAGTTATAGATTCACTCATCCCTTAGGCTCTATTTCTTCAATTCCTCTTTATATTTCTATAGGTTTGATGAACACTCATTTAACCTTCGGAGGATTGCTTCAATTTTTCTCAGCATTTGCAGTATTCGGTTTTTTAAGAACTCTGATCCAAGGGGATAAGAAAAAAATACTTATAGCCGGGCTTCTACTCTTTCTATATTGTTTAGTGTTCTTACTCAACCAAGCTAGATCCAGCATGATAGGTGCAGGAGTGAGTATCTTCTTTGCCGGGATTCATTTATTATTCATCAGAAAAGAATTTTCAAAATCCTTTTTAATCAAGGGGGCTTCCATCTTTTTAGGACTCCTATTTTTAATAGGACTGGTGCTTGCATTTAGTCCTGCGGGAAAGAAGGTGATCGGACCTCTTTTCGGAAAGGAAAAACATACAGACTCCGGAAGAACATTTATTTGGGATTCCAGTTTTCCATTAATCCAAGAACATCCTATTATAGGAGTTGGTCCCGGGAATTATAATAAAGAGATCGAAAAGGTTCGGATTTCTCATTCGGAAGAATATTCTGAACTCTCTTATTTTTATGAAGTAACACAAAGAGGACATGCTCATAATGACTATTTCCATCTGGCATCCGTGTTTGGAATTCCCGCTGTATTGATCTATTTGGGACTTGGAGCAATTTTAATCGGATATTTATTTCAATCCAAACAAGACTTTCAAAGGATATTATTCTTTTATGGACTGATTGGATTTTTTGTTTCCGGGCTATTCCAATGTTATTTCCAGGACGACGAAGTGGTCATCCTTTTCTGGATCTTACTAGGTCTTTTTGTTAAGGGAGAAATTCTTTTATCAAAGAGAGATAACGCATAA